aaaggctcggcacacgcatactcaggctgactggctatcgttcaggaaaatgagaaataagtgcactcaggctatccggaaggctaaagttagttactttaaggagcagttctgtctctctctctgtgggtctaacctcaagaagttctggaaaccggttaaagacctggaaaataaaccctcctcctcacagctgcccatgtcccttaaagttgatgatgtggttgttactgacaagaagcgcatggctgagctctttaatcaccacttcattaagtcaggattcctatttgtctcagccatgcctcctagcccgtccaacatttcctcatctcccaccccttctaatgcgactatacACCATGCTTCTCTTCTTTTTTCCCTgacccgctacaaagtttctccctacaGACAGTCACTGACTCCAAGGTGATagaggagctcctgaaacttgactCCAAAAAAACCTCTGCGTCAGATGGTTAGACCATGGTTAGaccctttctggggaggttcccagtgCTTGGAAGGTAGCCATGgtgtgtcctttatttaaagggagcAATCAAGctaatcctaactgttataggcctatttctattttgccctgtttatcaaaagtgttggaaaaacttgtcaataatcaactgactggctttcttgatgtctatagtattctctctggcgtgcaatctggtttgcgctcaggttatggatgtgtcactgcaaccttaaaggtcctcaatgatgtcaccattgccctaaattctaagcaatgttgtgctgctatttttattgacttggccaaagcttttgacacggtagaccattccattcttgtggtcCAGCTAAGgaatattggtgtctctgaggggtcatTGGCCTGGTtcgctaactacctctctcaaagagtgcagtgtatgaagtcagaaaatctgctgtctcagccactgcctgtcacctaggcagtaccccaaggctcaatcctaggccccacgctcttctcaatttacatcaacaacatagcctgggcagtaggaagctctctcatccatttatatgcagatgatacagtcttatactcagctggcccctccacggagtttgtgttaaatgctctgcaacaaagctttctttgtgtccaacaagctttccccacccttaaccttgttctgaacacctccaaaacaaaggtcatgtggtttggtaagaagaattcccctctccccacaggtgtgattactacctctgaggtagtcacctcatacaagtacttcgGAGTATTGCTAGACAGTACAcggtccttctctcagcacatatcaaagctgcaggctaaagttaaatctagacgtggtttcctctatcgtaatcgctcctctttcactccagctgccaaactaaccctgattcagatgaccatcctacccatgctagattacggagacatcatttatagatcagcaggtaagggtgctttcgagcagctagatgttctttaccatttcaGCAATCAGATTTGCCACAatactccttataggacacatcactgcactctaaactcctctgtaaactggtcatctctgtatacccgtcacaagacGGGTTGATGCTtgtttataaaaccctcttaggcctcactcccccctatctgagatatctactgcagccctcatcccccacatacaacacccattctgccagtcacattctgttaaaggtccccaaagcacacacatccctgggtctctcgtcttttcagttcgctgtagctagtgactggaacgagctgcaacaaacactcaaactgcacAGTTttgtctcaatctcttcattcaaagactcaatcatggacactcttactgacagttgtggctgctttgcatgatgtattgttgcctctaccttcttgccctttgtgctgttgtctgtgcccaataatttttgtgtcatgttttgtgctgcttccatgttgtgttgctaccatgttgttgtcatgttgtgttgctaccatgctgtgttgtcatgtgttgctgccttgctatgttgttatcttaggtctgtctttatgtagtgttgtgttgtctctcgtgTCGTGATGTGTTTTTTGTCCTATTTTTATATGTTATttattaatgtttttttttttttatcccagcccagTCCCCGCAGGGGGTCTTTTGCCTTTTGATAGgccgtaaataagaatttgttcttaactgacttgcctagttaaatgaaggttaaatacaattttaataaataaattataCAGAAATATTTGAAGATTCATGATGGTCATTGGCAACTGTTATGTAATTTCCTTCACTGCAATCACATTGAAGAGAGGTCTGAAAATCGACTCCTTAAAGAGATTGAACAGGATCTTAAGCACTTACACATTTGTAGGATATTGTATGACTGCTTTTTTCTTTTCTTAAATGTTTTTTCAAAACAATTGTAGgatgtaacatatcatataaaactgATTTCTTTTTACAGAATTGTGCACAATTTTCGGGGACACGTTTTGGCTCATGAGCGCTACTTTCAAAAGTACTGGATGAAATTATACAAAATGTCTGTAACATCACTTTAAGGGATGTGTGTGACATTGTACATGGGAGTTTTTCGAAGAGAAGAACATACAATGTTATATTTTTAAGCAGATTAAGTTTATTCAACAGTAAGAATGTTTAGAATATCATACACTCCACTTTGGCACCAATAGTTCAATAAATAAACATGTTCCTCTTTTTCGATGATGCTATCTAAATAAATAACCATAACTTAAGCTCCAATAAATATACATTATCTTTAATACAGATGCATTGCATCAACTTTACTGCAGTTGGTCAACATAGTCCAACAATGCCAGAGCTGTAGGTTGTTGTTTGTCATTTCCCAAACATTCTCTTCTTATTTTGAGAGAACATTCTAGGTAGGCCAAGAGAGGAAACAAAGGAATCCTGAGGGAATTTCAACCCATAGATATATTTTAACGCTGCGTAGTCTTAGTAAATTGTGATGGCAAATATAGGGGTTATGAAAATATATAATGACAAATACATATCATCAACATTAAGACAGCAATTTGTTTTCTAGTTGCTCTTTTCTCTTAAATTGTCAACCATTTGAACAGGCAAAACTAAATTGCATATCTTATTAGTCCTTAAAAAAAAGCCTTATTTGATTGAGATGTCCTCAACAACGTGGAGTATTTGTAACATGCCAGAGATATGCTCATTTCTATACATGCAAGGTGGCTTCAAAAGCCAGTTCATTTTAGTGCACAAACCTAGTAATGGTTCTGACTATATAGCATCATGTCACCTCAAGCTTGAAGAGCTCTAGGCATAATTATCCTCTCACTAGCAGCAGCTACAGCTAACCTGCATAGCGACTGTCTGTGTACTGATTGTTCAGAGAGTGTGGAATCCTTTGGTTTTTAAGCACATTTAGACATGAGGCTATTTTGGTCCCTGGCTGGACAGGCCTGTTTTCTTGGTTTAACGCCAGCATGGGCCTTTAATTACCTGTCTGCTCTAATTATTTGATTGATCGTAACTTAAAGAGCGATTGCCTTTCAAAAGCAACGAATCCCTTTGAAAATGGCCTATGttgcatcgatatgagtcagaaacagttattctactgtcaaaattgactacaaagtgtaaatagggtAATTTTGGTCATGAAGTCAGTCTCGTCTAAAACGGGTAAATGAAGGTCGGATTTTGATTTGACGATGTCCATTTGCCCACtaacatggggtgaacagctgcgggtgattgctctctatccaatagcatagacagtgagacagacctgcccagcagcTCCGACTTTGTTTGCATAAGACAACACGTCACACATTtcttttacttgagaaatactgcaccaaacacacTTACACTTACTTTGCACAACTAAAATATCCTCgacaaaaacgtcaaaattaagtacagatttcttgagttatcttagatacaTCCTGGGGATTTTGAGGAAGTATAATAGGTGTTCCTGTCTACAGTCtctcatgggggacaaacatcATTAAACAAATGCAGAATCCGTCAGAAAACACCAATTCACCACTGAACACCGAGAAAACACAGACTGAAATCTCGttgagcaacagaaaaacacactTGCCAATCAGCGTGTTCAGTGGCTCTTAAAGAGGTACTCCCACTGGCTTCAGACTATTCCATTTAAACCTAACTgtacctcacactacactgtagATGCTCAGGTAAAATCTATAATTTCGATATAGCACTCAGTCTATAATAATTTGTTTACAGTTTTCAAGATTGAGAGATTTTTTCTGAACTCATGTCATTCCAGTTAATTTTTTTGAATTGCTCTTGAACTTTTCTAAGGTGTGTTATTTTAATCttattataaatatatttggCCACAATTAATCTAATGAATGATTTCTATTTTGTTTTCAGACAATAACTCTGTTTGATGAAACACATATCAACACGTATTGCTGCTCAAACCTGTTCTGGTAACATTTATATTACATGTGTGGTTAAAACCAATGGCTAGTCCTTTACATCTCCAGTGTTCTAGTGACAAAAACAATAGCAATGCTGCATGGTGGcttgtatttctctctctttctcagtgctTTTGGACAAGTCAGTTATAAAGGAGGTAAGTGGATTAAGCTAGTCTATTGCGGGATTTGCAGAGGCTATTTCATGGTAAAACTGAAGCACAATCCCTCGCAGTCACATCTACAATGCAGCAGTCACCCATTTAATGCACCACTCTGTCTAGATGATCAAACAAGACTGCATTGCTGTATTACCATTCAAGTTATATTTCATGCGCTCATAGTGATCTTGCTGTAGAAGGATAGGGATTTTTGATAGCACATTGTTTTTCTGCTGTATTGTTCTTTCTGGGAACTGGCTTATTTATACAGCTATAGCCATTCCATTTGATTAACAAGCTGCTGTCATTAAGCCTAAATCACCCATAAAGTCTCTATTTAGCATGCATGGAACAGGCATGTGGCTGTGGGCtagttctttttgttttgttttaccctACAGCTTCATATGCCAATATAGGCCATTATTTATTACTAAGATATCTCCTTTTAGTCTGGTCCTAGTGATGAATACAGAGGAAGCTGTTGAAGAACATGTATGTGTGTTTTTATATCGGATGTTGTCCATTATCGTTCAACATAAATGAGGTAGATTTTCATAGTTACTGATGAAGGCTAGAAATGTCATGATTCAGTTCATTACCTGTGATATGAAGGAGTGCCTATACACATAATATAATGGGTGAATCCTGCTATACATGTTTCTCCAAGCCTCTAGTCTTTCCTAGTACTGCTGTTGCTGCTCCATTGGACTTGCCTTAGTGATACCTCATGCGTTATCAATGGTGCAGATCAAGAAGTTGTGGAGAAGCACACTGTGGTAGCTTCATGTTGGTTTCATCCTTTTGTATACTGTACATGTCGTCCTTGGCATTCCCTATATTATTCTACTATTTTCCATGTACACACTTCTACACACTAATTCCTGAAAAAATAAACCAGGCCTCTTACAAGTGTAGTATAAGAACAGACTTGCAGTGTACAATGCACTAGTTATACCTTAGTTGGTCTTCTGTATTGGTAGTGGAGGCATTGCTACATAGTCCACAATCAAGCAACAAATCGTTGCTTTAACTGTGATTGCCCCATGATGACAAATGTATAATCCTAGGACATACAATGTATAAACCAACAGTGAAATATCCCATGAAAGGCAAAGAAAGCTAAACAAACAAAATGAATGAACAGATGGTAGAATAGATGGTAGTTTCAAATGTCCGTATTCCCTGGCGTCATACTGTAGGGATCAATTCTTGTGTactcctgttttttttttttgtagcaGTAGTTGTTGCGTTTCCCATGTTCGATACAGTATCTGGAAAGTCAAAATGGCCACCATCGAGGTGTTATACACAACCGCACGCTAGAGCAGAAAACTCGTGGAGCGTCTGGTATCTGTTACTGTTGTCCAAGAAGGAAATGTCATCGTACTCCTTGGGCCGGCAACAGGGGCTCCTCTCCCTCTTTGAGATGCCTTTCCTCATCCATTTTTCCAGTATGAGGTCGTAGTTGCGGCGGCTAGCATTACAGTTCCCGCTGCAGTATCTGAAGAGCAGCGTTTCGTCGCTGTAGTAGCCCAGACCCAGCTCACTGGCAGTCACTTCCACCTCCCGCAGGGAACATGGCTTTGATGCTTTCTTAGCCCGTTTAGTCCTTTTGCTCTGCCTAGCCTCCTGCCTGGCCTCctgctgtgccttcttctccACCAGAGTCCCGATCACCTTCTTCAGCTCACCCTCTGTAAAGCTCTGGAACATGTGCATGACTGCagagaagagatgaagagatggtGTTATGCCAAAGGAATATATAACCATAAGAACCGTACAATACATCTGTCGTAGCTAAAGCATGGCTTGTGGTACAATGAAGACCTTTGAATGTCTGTGAAACCACAGTCTCAACCATTATGTCAGTTtggaaaacaaaaagataaaagATCCATACGGTTGTTGGTACAAGTTTTCAAATGATAGGAATGTGACAAGCTAACAGCTACATCACCTATACCTGTGAAATTTACTGGAACATACAGTGTAATGCTAGCTTTAGACTTTCCTTGACCCATTTTGTAGAGATTCATTGCAAACAATTGAAACATTTGAATCCTTGATTAGACCTGCATGGATCATTGGCTTGGTAAAGAATAAGTTCTTGGTGGCTTGGTGAACAATAATCATCATCAACGACCGGTGCGTCTAAACTAACAGATTTTCTCTAAGTGATTTTTTAAAAAACTGATAGTTTTAGGACTTTTTCATAGTTGACAAAGTATCTCTCATACTCCTACATCGGCAGTGACATGAGCCTTTTCCAATGTTAACAGTCCGTTGTGCAAATATTGAGCTTGGGTTTATCGCCAGTCCAGCTGCTAGCTTTGTACTTGACAGAGAAAGTAGACAATATTTTCTGCTGAGTCTATAGAAACAGAATGTCTCCTTTCAAACCATGGCAACGAGGTAGAGCAACTTTCCAAATATTGTTCAACATGTTAAACATCAGCACATTTacacattaaatcaaatcaaattttattagtcacatgtgccgaatacaacaccttacaatgaaatgcttacttataagccccaaaccaacaatgcagtttaaaaaatatgaataagaataagaaataaaagtaacaagtagttaaagagcagcagtaaaataacaatagcaagactatatacagggggtaccggtacagagtcaatgtgcggggacaccaccggttagtcgaggtaattgaggtaatatgtacatgtgggtagagttactaaagtgactatgcatagataataacagagagtagcagcggtgtaaaagagagtAGTCTAGGTAGccttttgattagatgttcaggagtcttatggcttgggggtagaagctgtttagaagcctcttggacctagacttggcgctacggtaccgcttgccgtacaatagcagagagaacagtctatgacttgggtggctggagtctttgacaatttttaggccctcctctgacactgcctggtatagaggtcctggatggcaggaagcttagccccagtgatgtactgggctgtacgcactaccgtctatagtgccttgcggtcggaggccgagcagttgccataccaggcaaccagtcaggatgctctcgatggtgcagctgtagaaccttttgaggatctggggacccatgccaaatcgttttagtctcctgagggggaataggttttatcgtgccctcttcacaactgttttGGTCTgcttgttagtttgttggtgatgaggacaccaaagaacttgaagctctcaacctgctccattagGAGTCAATGAACTTCTTTTCCATGCCCAATTCATTTGAACATCTGATCCAGAACCTCATGCCATAGGGATTACCaaataccaaaacaattctgTCAAAACATGAGGTAAAACTTTATAGAACCCTGAGAATTGATTTACGTTTGTGTTCAATGGGCCGGTAGAGATCACATCATGTTTATGTGTTGACAGCATCAACGGTATAGACAAATAACACCTTTTTATTAATTGAAAGGGATTCCATACACATGCTCATACTCAAGGTTTATACAAAGAGGCATATGCATATCAATTAAAGGAGCATCTACAGTTTAAACAAAAAATGGTCACCTCTCCTCTATTTTGGTTaagagctgagggatggggcaggagaaatgtaaccattctcaaattcatagacataaCTATGGATGGAAGGACTGACCACCCATGAGATCAAGATTagatttaaccatgttttgaggctataaaaTTACATGATTTACAAACGATGGAGTAAAATATTTGTATATTTGGGGTTATGATGggatacgacagttgaactaagatgatgaggcatttataagttatattctgcaagaatcaatgggtatatataattaatttaaaaGTTAAAAAATTGATGAAGCAATCGCAGGTTACCCCTTTAATTATGTTATCAGGTATTTACTTCACAAGATAATCAAAAATTATGCTCATCTGTCTGACAATTCTGTTCTACTGCGCCCCTTAGGGTCACTGTGCTGTTCTAAAGATAGATAGAGCTGTAATTAACAGTTAATTCTATCCCCTCCAGGACACAACCTTTACTTAAAAGGCTTGTGAAACACCAGGGAGCTTGTTAAACATTAAACCCTACAAACTCAGACACTGCTTTAGCTTGCCGCACTGACTGACACTGTAATCAATGGTGGTCTTGAAGCAACAACACTTTGTTGTTCTTTGCATTCACAAATTCAACTGAAAAAGCCTTTCCCAAAGTGATTTTTTCCCAAATGGTTTGCGATTCAGTCGTTTGTTTTGTGTGAAGATCTCCCCATGGCCTGGCAGTAGCATGAAAGATTATGTGATTAGGCTAGGTGATTAGGCTAGCTGATCTTACTCTTGACCTCGCCTAGAAAATCTCTACTGGATGATCTGAataatggtctgagagtcatacTCTGAGTCCGGGCCGGAAAAAGGACACCGGATAGACATTTAGGTCTAGTAAAAATGACTTTGGAGAAATTCCCCTCAGTCACGCTCAGTTTTGCAACCTACTTTGTGGTAGTTTGAAAATAGAATGTCCATCAGCGGATGAGAGATAACAAGAACCCTCAGTAATGCCCAGTCCAAAGCCAAAGGGACAGTGTGTAAGGACAGTGTCTTAACACAAGGTCAGGTGGctcgtttttatttttatttattttatttaactaggcatgtcagttaagaacaaattcttatttacaatgacagcctaccaaatgGTAAAAGGCCTGCAGGAACGGGGGAtgggataaaaaaaattaaatataggacaaaacacatatcatgacaagagagacaacacaacactacataaagagagacctaagacaacatagcatggcagcaacacatgacaacacagcatggtagcaactagggttgcacatttttggGAATATTCAaaggtggaaactttccatgggaattaacgggaatatatgtgaattaacgggaatatatgggaatgaacggaaatatatgcaaattaatataaataccatttaaatatagatgtttttttgcattggatatacagttgaagtcggaagtttacatacaccttagccaaatagatttaaactcagtttttccctgtcttaggtcagttaggatcaccactttattttaagaatgtgaaatgttagaataatagtagagagaatgatttatttcagcttttatttctttcatcacattcccagtgggtgagaagtttacatacactcaattcgtatttggtcccatggtgtttatacttgcgtactattgtttgtacagatgaacatggtaccttcaggtgtttggaaattgctcctaaggatgaaccagacttgtggaggtctacagtttttatCTGAGGTTTTGgatgatttcatttgattttcccatgatgtcaagcaaagaggcactgagtttgaaggtaggccttgaaatacaccaggtacacctccaattgactcaaattatgtcagttagcctatcagaagcttataaagccatgaaatcattttctggaattttccaagctgttttaaggcacagtcaacttagtgtatgtaaacttctgacccactggaattgtgatgcagtgaattataagtgaaataatctgtctgtaaacaactgttggacaaattacttgtgtcatgcacaaagtagatgtcctaaccgacttgccaaaactatagtttgttaacaagaaatttgtggagtggttgaaaaattatttttaatgactccaacctaagtgtatgtaaacttccaacttcaactgtatttaccatatcatagagacagaaacataaacctttaaaCCTTATCATACGTAGatataattgcaaatgattaaatccttccaatagaaataaaaatatatatttagttacgaattgaactttaattaaatgagttgactcttcacatgggatgatttcattgaacaacaaaagaaagggaatattgagtGATCCCAATGACCCATCGCATCTCCCCAAACCGTTTTCAACATATATCTGTAAAATGATATTccagaaactaaagctttggttgtcttcctctcaggcttccatgtcttctccctggacctcctcaatgtccacctcttgaacatcagactctgaagcCTCATCTTCattgtcactttccaaccttgttgaggatggctcgttgtcaggttcaaaaagcctcaaatttgcccggacggccaccaatttttcaacccttgtattggtcagcttgttgcgtgctttggtgtatgtgttcccaaacaaggaccagttgcgctctgaggcggttTATGTTGGTgtgatttggaggatgatggaggcaacaggggaaagtggctcagatccacaaagtcacttccaccaggtggctgatgagatatgatggcacgactgccatatcgcatctccatcccaaagcccttgcttggaagtgtacttcgccagacttccaagaaccttgccctcatccaggccaaggtggcgagacacggtagtgatgacacaataggctttgttgatctctgcaccagacaggatgctcttgccagcatacttggggtccaacatgtacgctgcggcgtgtatgggcttcaggcagaagtcttcacgctttttgatgtatttcagaactgcagtttcctctgcttggagcaacagtgaagtgggcagggcagtactgatttcttctcttacatctgcaagcagagacTGAAcaccagacaggatggcattgactCCCTCAAtgcgtgcaatggctactgctataggtttcaggagtttcaggctgcttaccactctctcccaaaatacatcatccaggaggatcctcttgatgggggctgtccatatcggcagactgtgatatggccatttcttggagattccttcccctccaggagactgtcaaacatgatgacaacaccaccccaacgggtgttgctgggcagcttcaatgtggtgctcttattcttctcactttgcttggtgaggtagattgctgctataacttgatgacccttcacatactttaccatttccttggctctcttgtagagtgtatccattgttttcagtgccatgatgtccttgcgGAGCGAATGGGtttgatgtgagggtaggactcctccactttagaccaagcagccttcatgttcgcagcattgtctgtcaccagtgcaaataccttctatGGTCATGGAGATGATGtcgttaattattccttgcccacgaacattcgaccacccatcataGATGATTGCAagagtctgctttctctatgatttgcttgaccttcacttaaattctgtttattttcacctttatttaaccaggtaggccagttgagaacaagttctcatttacaactacgacctggccaagataaagcaaagcagtgcgacacaaacaacaacacagagttacacacggaataaacaaacgtacagtcaataacacaatagaaaagaaacctctgttgaactctgcatccagcaaatgagtagataaagcatgtctggcgaagaacattcagaaatcgcttccaatacacattgcctgtgagcatcagaggtgaaccagtttcatacacagctcgagcaagacattcatcagcatttctctgacgacgttcctccattgagtcaaaaaaaaaattgattccaggaagaccatgagctgttgctattgataaggtgtctgattcatcattttcacctcgaatagatgtagagggacttttgtcagaggttgcttgtgcacttggccagatgattctgcatctttgttgcattcttcacatatgatttggcacagtatttgcaaatgtacacagcttttccttctacattagctgcagtgaaatgtctccatacatcagatagtgcccgtggcattttcctgtaaagatgaggaaaaaatactcaaatacaattctatgtacagataaatagttaagcagttagattaaacaactcctttgtaagataaatgttttaaaattaaacatgtatggaaacaggtgaattaacactcctcaggtagcaggctcaagcaagctaaaacccacatggtagcaaaaacaaactagcagaaattgttaacaagttagaaattatttaaatacACTTTGCTGTAAGCTACTATTTATTAGTTAACAAAAAAAGAATGCCatgt
This genomic stretch from Salvelinus alpinus chromosome 15, SLU_Salpinus.1, whole genome shotgun sequence harbors:
- the LOC139539685 gene encoding neurturin-like; its protein translation is MKLWKCATIALTLCGTALSFFLTRIMVPTPPHHFRSWDSSSPRTSDSASASNSSSSLIGPHRKARSTDGISNILTEFMHMFQSFTEGELKKVIGTLVEKKAQQEARQEARQSKRTKRAKKASKPCSLREVEVTASELGLGYYSDETLLFRYCSGNCNASRRNYDLILEKWMRKGISKRERSPCCRPKEYDDISFLDNSNRYQTLHEFSALACGCV